A part of Aegilops tauschii subsp. strangulata cultivar AL8/78 chromosome 2, Aet v6.0, whole genome shotgun sequence genomic DNA contains:
- the LOC141040589 gene encoding uncharacterized protein, giving the protein MPSLRFDRPSSSANYAPEIPDPAHALSLTAAPGHGGPTPPRFAKLDFATYDGTEDPLNWLNQCEQFFRGQRTLASDRTWLASYHLRGAAQTWYYALEQDEGGMPPWERFRELCLLRFGPPIRGSRLAALGRLPFTSTVQDYADRFQALACHAPGVSATERAELFVGGLPDHIRVDVELRDPPTSRRP; this is encoded by the coding sequence ATGCCCTCCCTCCGATTTGACCGTCCTTCCAGCTCGGCGAACTACGCCCCAGAGATCCCCGACCCGGCACACGCACTATCGTTGACTGCAGCTCCCGGGCACGGTGGCCCGACACCCCCTCGCTTCGCCAAACTGGACTTCGCCACTTACGATGGCACGGAGGACCCCCTTAACTGGCTCAACCAGTGCGAGCAGTTCTTTCGAGGGCAGCGGACGCTCGCTTCGGATCGTACCTGGCTCGCGTCCTATCATCTCCGAGGCGCGGCGCAGACTTGGTACTACGccctcgagcaggacgagggcGGCATGCCACCATGGGAGCGCTTCCGGGAGCTTTGTCTCCTCCGGTTCGGGCCTCCTATCCGCGGGAGCCGACTGGCGGCCCTCGGCCGCTTGCCTTTCACATCCACGGTGCAGGACTACGCCGACCGCTTCCAGGCCCTGGCATGCCATGCGCCGGGCGTCTCCGCGACTGAGCGCGCCGAGTTATTTGTGGGCGGATTACCGGACCATATTCGCGTGGACGTAGAGCTCCGGGATCCCCCGACCTCCAGACGGCCATGA